The proteins below come from a single Cervus elaphus chromosome 4, mCerEla1.1, whole genome shotgun sequence genomic window:
- the GINS3 gene encoding DNA replication complex GINS protein PSF3 isoform X1 produces the protein MSEAYFRVESGALGSEENFLSLDDILMSHEKLPVRTEIPMPRLGAFFLDRSGGAETDNAIPEGTKLELPLWLAKGLFDNKRRILSVELPKIYQEGWRTVFSADANVVDLHKMGPHFYGFGSQLLHFDSPENADISHSLLQTFVGRFRRIMDSSQNAYNEDTSALVARLDEMERGLFQTGQKGLNDFQCWEKGQASQLTASNLVQNYAKRKFTDMED, from the exons ATGTCCGAGGCTTATTTCCGGGTGGAGTCGGGTGCGCTGGGTTCTGAGgagaattttctttccttggacGACATTCTGATGTCCCACGAGAAGCTCCCGGTGCGCACGGAGATCCCCATGCCGCGCCTCGGCGCTTTCTTCCTAGACCGGAGCGGAGGGGCCGAGACTGACAACGCGATCCCTGAG GGCACAAAGCTTGAACTCCCTTTGTGGCTGGCAAAGGGACTTTTTGACAACAAGCGGCGGATCCTTTCAGTGGAACTTCCCAAGATCTACCAGGAGGGTTGGAGGACTGTGTTCAGTGCAGATGCCAACGTGGTGGACCTCCACAAAATGGGACCACATTTCTATGGGTTCGGCTCCCAGCTCCTGCATTTTGACAGTCCAGAGAATGCCGACATCTCCCATTCTCTCCTGCAG ACGTTTGTTGGACGTTTCCGCCGCATCATGGATTCCTCCCAGAACGCTTACAATGAAGACACATCGGCACTTGTGGCCCGGCTAGACGAGATGGAGAGAGGCTTGTTTCAAACAGGGCAGAaaggactgaatgactttcagtgTTGGGAGAAGGGGCAAGCGTCTCAGCTCACAGCTTCCAACCTGGTTCAGAACTACGCGAAGAGAAAATTCACTGACATGGAAGACTGA
- the GINS3 gene encoding DNA replication complex GINS protein PSF3 isoform X2 → MSEAYFRVESGALGSEENFLSLDDILMSHEKLPVRTEIPMPRLGAFFLDRSGGAETDNAIPETFVGRFRRIMDSSQNAYNEDTSALVARLDEMERGLFQTGQKGLNDFQCWEKGQASQLTASNLVQNYAKRKFTDMED, encoded by the exons ATGTCCGAGGCTTATTTCCGGGTGGAGTCGGGTGCGCTGGGTTCTGAGgagaattttctttccttggacGACATTCTGATGTCCCACGAGAAGCTCCCGGTGCGCACGGAGATCCCCATGCCGCGCCTCGGCGCTTTCTTCCTAGACCGGAGCGGAGGGGCCGAGACTGACAACGCGATCCCTGAG ACGTTTGTTGGACGTTTCCGCCGCATCATGGATTCCTCCCAGAACGCTTACAATGAAGACACATCGGCACTTGTGGCCCGGCTAGACGAGATGGAGAGAGGCTTGTTTCAAACAGGGCAGAaaggactgaatgactttcagtgTTGGGAGAAGGGGCAAGCGTCTCAGCTCACAGCTTCCAACCTGGTTCAGAACTACGCGAAGAGAAAATTCACTGACATGGAAGACTGA